The genomic segment aatgaataataataataataataataataatatgaaatccatttgattaactgcaaatcttgcatgtgatgattaattcattctaccaatttgcaaatgtgttttccaagcgaataccgcactgactgtcgggagggtgtatgttcctttccctcataaatggaaataaaacccatccggagccttaaacactgcgttccatgaggctggcagggggagtcgctctcttctgtgggatctttaactagttttagaatgctagtttaagctgatatgtgatagatctaacggtaaaacagcacgagggctcgagaactttgacaggttacaattttacttggcaacagaatgtatctgaattctgattggttgttgtatctgaattctgattggttgttgttatattattgcccttttgttgtgttcttgagcccagagtgggggggaggggggagtgacagggttctacagagaaaagttttcactgcaaccgaactgctgttttcgtgaccacgcccccagcgcggatattcatgttcacattgttcagtttgtttttctcttttattttagatttctgttatctgactctggatcccaacacggcacatcgtcacctcattctgtctgagaagaacagagcggtgagagtCAGTGGGAGGaagcagcgttactctgatcatccagagagatttgattactggaatcaggtgttgtgtaaggagagtgtgtgtggacgctgttactgggaggtggagtggagcgatGATGGTGGTGTggacatatcagtctcatataaagacatcagcaggaaaggacaGGGTAAAGAGTGTGAGTTTGGAtccaacaatcagtcctggactCTGCggtgtttttcttcttctctctctttctgtcacaacaacattaagactgatctcagagttccatcaccctccagaataggagtgtatgtggatcacagtgcaggaactctgtccttctacagcgtctctgacacgatgaagctcctccacagagtccacaccacattcactcagactctatacgctgggtttgggCCCTGCTGGTTTCTTGGTtctgtgagattgtgtgatccagaataaaagtgtgtcgtgttttctgtaaaattcctgcacgttgccacgttgttgctcagtcgtctgtttcactagaacacaatccagctgcacaaaacactcattttaatatttaaattaaaacagatgaataatttaaaaataattcaaaaggaaatgttaaaaattgactgtcagacaagaaactcgtcaaatttaaaa from the Neoarius graeffei isolate fNeoGra1 chromosome 2, fNeoGra1.pri, whole genome shotgun sequence genome contains:
- the LOC132878489 gene encoding stonustoxin subunit beta-like; this encodes MFTLFSLFFSFILDFCYLTLDPNTAHRHLILSEKNRAVRVSGRKQRYSDHPERFDYWNQVLCKESVCGRCYWEVEWSDDGGVDISVSYKDISRKGQGKECEFGSNNQSWTLRCFSSSLSFCHNNIKTDLRVPSPSRIGVYVDHSAGTLSFYSVSDTMKLLHRVHTTFTQTLYAGFGPCWFLGSVRLCDPE